A genome region from Abyssisolibacter fermentans includes the following:
- a CDS encoding TVP38/TMEM64 family protein produces the protein MKKKYKVIFSVILIIIIVLLIIRYFDAVRLLSFESFKNNRDYFKAFVNKHYYISAACFIFSFVIMSFGIPVAAFATLLGGFLFGWFYGFIYSLIGVTIGAALAYLFSKHVIGSWIRKKFGQKLAIIENEINNNAISYFTSVRFIPSFPLFVANFVAGITNISLLTFMMTTFFGMLPYCLVYSIAGNNIGNINSPREVLSPEIILMFIMLTIIAFMPAAVKKLKKKR, from the coding sequence ATGAAGAAGAAATATAAAGTTATTTTTTCGGTTATATTAATTATTATAATTGTATTATTAATAATACGATATTTTGATGCAGTGCGCTTATTATCTTTTGAGAGTTTCAAAAATAATAGAGATTACTTTAAAGCATTTGTAAACAAGCACTATTATATATCAGCTGCATGTTTTATATTTAGTTTTGTAATAATGTCATTTGGTATTCCTGTAGCTGCCTTTGCGACATTATTAGGAGGTTTTTTATTTGGATGGTTTTATGGCTTTATATATTCTCTTATAGGAGTAACGATAGGAGCCGCTTTAGCTTATTTGTTTTCCAAGCATGTTATAGGCTCATGGATAAGAAAAAAGTTTGGACAAAAGTTAGCAATTATTGAAAATGAAATAAATAATAATGCAATTAGCTATTTTACATCAGTAAGATTTATACCGTCATTTCCCTTGTTTGTAGCTAATTTCGTTGCAGGTATTACTAATATTTCATTATTAACCTTTATGATGACAACTTTTTTTGGAATGTTACCATATTGTTTAGTGTATTCGATTGCAGGCAATAACATTGGTAATATTAATTCACCAAGAGAGGTTTTGTCACCCGAAATTATTTTGATGTTTATTATGCTCACAATTATAGCTTTTATGCCAGCGGCTGTAAAAAAGCTTAAGAAGAAAAGGTAA
- a CDS encoding TVP38/TMEM64 family protein, with product MFIKRIVILSTLFFIIVVLILACFFIFDVVTFDNFKANRDTIKSIVNEEYYISIILILLAYILSAFGMPITTLLTLVVGFLFGWVLGFMYAIIGITIGALLTFVFSRFIISDLIWKNYSQKIEQINKHMEKDAFKYFVSLRLIPFFPICIANYAGGLSKLSLVEFTLSTIIGKLPYCIIYSVAGDNIINIENISEVYSIKIILLFVFLAVLSLFPILYKYMKKFLYF from the coding sequence GTGTTTATTAAAAGGATTGTAATATTGTCTACGCTATTTTTTATAATTGTAGTGCTTATATTAGCGTGTTTTTTTATTTTTGATGTAGTTACTTTTGATAATTTCAAGGCTAATAGAGATACAATAAAGAGTATAGTAAATGAAGAATATTATATTAGTATTATTCTAATTTTACTGGCATATATTTTAAGTGCTTTTGGAATGCCAATAACGACATTATTAACTTTAGTAGTAGGTTTTTTATTCGGTTGGGTGTTGGGGTTTATGTATGCTATTATAGGAATAACTATAGGAGCATTATTGACCTTTGTTTTTTCACGGTTTATAATAAGTGATTTAATATGGAAAAATTATAGCCAGAAAATAGAACAAATTAATAAGCATATGGAAAAAGATGCTTTTAAGTATTTCGTTTCGTTAAGGTTAATTCCTTTTTTTCCAATATGCATAGCTAATTATGCAGGAGGTTTATCAAAGTTATCTTTAGTAGAGTTTACCTTGAGTACTATAATAGGCAAATTGCCGTATTGCATTATTTATTCAGTAGCGGGTGATAATATAATAAATATAGAAAATATAAGTGAAGTTTATTCAATAAAAATCATATTGTTATTTGTGTTTTTAGCTGTATTATCTCTATTTCCAATATTATATAAATATATGAAAAAATTTTTATATTTTTAA
- the ybaK gene encoding Cys-tRNA(Pro) deacylase → MMKKTNAARILDREKIPYELCTYEVDENDLSAISVASKIGIDPKQVFKTLVVRGDKGIIVASIPGNCELNLKYLASVSGSKKVNLVPLKEVNKLTGYIRGGVSPIGMKKQYPFFLDDSAMNYNEIYISAGLRGMQFYIKPEDLLSVTKGISCKLVEIE, encoded by the coding sequence ATTATGAAAAAGACTAATGCTGCAAGGATATTAGATAGAGAAAAAATACCATATGAATTATGCACATATGAAGTTGATGAAAATGATTTAAGTGCTATTAGCGTAGCATCCAAAATCGGTATTGATCCCAAACAAGTTTTTAAAACTTTGGTTGTACGTGGCGACAAAGGAATAATAGTTGCTTCTATACCTGGAAATTGTGAGCTTAACTTAAAATATTTAGCTAGTGTTAGTGGAAGCAAAAAAGTCAACTTAGTTCCATTAAAAGAGGTTAATAAACTAACTGGATATATAAGAGGTGGAGTTTCTCCTATAGGTATGAAAAAGCAGTATCCATTTTTTTTAGATGATAGTGCTATGAATTATAATGAAATATACATAAGTGCAGGTTTGAGAGGTATGCAGTTTTATATAAAGCCAGAGGATTTATTATCGGTAACGAAAGGAATTTCATGTAAATTAGTTGAAATTGAATAG
- a CDS encoding DMT family transporter yields the protein MKKKFKSIYADIALVFVAVCWGAGFVVLKDALDNISPFNIMAIRFTLAFVIMALIFNKKLRNLSKQDLKAGFIIGVFLFLGFAVQTVGLKYTVPGKQAFLTGTNVVIVPFFVWLIHKKAPDKYSIAGAFMTLIGISLLTLKSELGGFDINYGDKLTLLCAVFFAAHIVAVGFFTKKHDPIVLAVLQIGVAALLFIICALMFEELPRGIESSVWLRIGYLVLFPTVVAFLIQNVAQKSTTSTRTGIILSLESVFGALFAVIIYKEEFTIKMILGCLLIFCAIIITETKLSFLKNKKA from the coding sequence ATGAAAAAAAAGTTTAAAAGTATCTATGCTGATATTGCTCTTGTGTTTGTTGCTGTTTGTTGGGGAGCTGGTTTTGTAGTTTTAAAAGATGCTTTAGACAATATATCGCCCTTTAATATAATGGCTATAAGGTTTACATTAGCATTTGTAATTATGGCTTTAATTTTTAACAAAAAACTTAGAAATTTAAGTAAACAAGATTTAAAAGCAGGTTTTATCATAGGTGTATTCTTATTTTTAGGCTTTGCGGTTCAAACTGTTGGTCTGAAATATACTGTTCCTGGGAAACAAGCTTTCTTAACAGGTACAAATGTAGTTATAGTTCCATTTTTTGTTTGGCTAATTCATAAGAAAGCGCCTGATAAATATTCAATAGCAGGTGCATTTATGACATTGATTGGTATAAGCTTATTAACACTTAAAAGTGAACTAGGCGGGTTTGATATAAATTATGGTGACAAGTTGACATTACTTTGTGCAGTGTTTTTCGCAGCCCATATAGTAGCAGTGGGATTTTTTACAAAAAAACATGATCCAATTGTATTAGCTGTTTTGCAAATTGGTGTTGCAGCATTATTATTTATAATATGTGCTTTGATGTTTGAAGAACTCCCTAGAGGTATTGAAAGTAGTGTATGGTTAAGAATAGGTTATCTTGTACTATTTCCTACAGTTGTAGCATTTTTAATACAAAATGTTGCTCAAAAGAGTACAACGTCAACTAGAACGGGCATAATACTTTCTTTAGAATCAGTTTTTGGTGCATTGTTTGCAGTTATAATATATAAAGAAGAGTTTACAATAAAAATGATATTAGGTTGTTTATTGATATTTTGTGCAATTATTATCACAGAAACTAAGCTTAGTTTTTTAAAAAATAAGAAAGCGTAG
- a CDS encoding carbon-nitrogen hydrolase family protein: MIKISLAQMCSKYNDVNYNLNKMNEFILQAKRNGSSIICFPELSTCGYSRDNVQVLAESLNSDTINRLKKQSRDNQIIILAGMVENYKHDYYITHAVIYPNGKVQRYHKVHLGRFERKQFKAGDDLPVFEIDINNQQLIFGISICNDSHFPEAMMAVALQGAHIIFCPHASLIDAKKRIDLWQKYMSARAYDNRVYIAAVNMCGHNGEKYFGGGTAIWNPMGDMINYYDKGHEKSTHFEIDILELEKLKNNKASMKNHYYLKDRKTEVYKKYLDR, translated from the coding sequence ATGATTAAAATTTCATTAGCTCAAATGTGCTCCAAATACAATGATGTGAATTATAATTTGAATAAAATGAATGAGTTTATTTTACAGGCAAAGAGAAATGGTTCAAGTATTATATGTTTCCCTGAATTATCGACATGTGGATATAGTAGAGATAATGTTCAAGTATTAGCAGAAAGCTTGAACTCAGACACAATAAACAGACTTAAAAAACAATCAAGAGATAATCAAATTATAATACTTGCTGGCATGGTAGAAAATTATAAGCATGACTATTATATAACTCATGCAGTAATATACCCTAATGGTAAAGTTCAGAGGTATCATAAGGTTCATTTGGGAAGGTTTGAGAGAAAACAATTCAAAGCTGGTGATGATTTGCCTGTTTTTGAGATAGATATAAACAATCAGCAATTAATATTTGGTATATCAATATGTAATGATAGTCATTTTCCAGAAGCTATGATGGCAGTTGCGCTTCAAGGAGCACATATAATATTTTGCCCTCATGCATCTTTAATAGATGCCAAAAAAAGAATTGATTTATGGCAAAAATATATGAGTGCAAGAGCATATGACAATAGGGTTTATATTGCTGCCGTAAATATGTGCGGACATAATGGGGAAAAATATTTTGGTGGAGGAACTGCAATTTGGAATCCTATGGGAGATATGATCAATTATTATGATAAAGGACATGAAAAATCTACTCATTTTGAAATAGATATATTAGAACTGGAAAAATTAAAAAATAATAAAGCAAGTATGAAGAATCATTATTATTTAAAAGATAGAAAAACAGAGGTATACAAAAAATACTTAGACAGGTGA
- a CDS encoding DUF554 domain-containing protein, whose translation MIGTIVNTVAIILGGFLGVYLKKGIKKNYSETIIQGLSISVMIIGIMNAIKANEMLVVIISVVLGSIIGEYIDIEGKLENLGNRIEHKFGGKEDTFAKGFVTASLIYCVGAMGIMGALEDGLNANHQILFTKSILDGVSSIIFASSFGVGVVFSAVPVFLYQGLIASIASFLKPFLTPVLIADMSAIGGILIIVIGINMLGLKKIRVGNMLPAIILPALYYCIF comes from the coding sequence GTGATAGGAACTATAGTAAATACTGTAGCAATAATATTAGGTGGATTTCTAGGTGTTTATTTGAAAAAAGGTATAAAGAAAAATTATAGTGAAACAATTATTCAAGGTCTTTCTATTAGTGTAATGATAATAGGCATTATGAATGCGATAAAAGCTAACGAAATGTTAGTAGTTATAATAAGTGTAGTACTAGGAAGTATTATTGGAGAATATATAGATATAGAGGGCAAACTAGAAAATTTAGGTAATAGAATTGAACATAAATTTGGTGGTAAAGAAGATACTTTTGCAAAAGGTTTTGTAACTGCTTCATTAATATATTGTGTAGGGGCTATGGGTATAATGGGAGCATTAGAGGACGGTCTTAATGCCAATCATCAAATATTATTTACAAAATCAATATTAGACGGTGTATCATCTATAATATTTGCATCTAGCTTTGGAGTAGGAGTAGTTTTTTCAGCTGTACCTGTATTTTTGTACCAGGGCTTAATAGCATCAATAGCTTCTTTCCTTAAACCATTCCTAACACCTGTTTTAATTGCAGATATGTCAGCTATAGGAGGCATTCTGATTATTGTAATTGGAATTAATATGCTTGGATTAAAGAAAATAAGAGTAGGTAATATGCTGCCAGCAATCATACTTCCGGCATTGTACTATTGTATATTTTAA
- a CDS encoding flavin reductase family protein produces the protein MLNQLTKGAFLTVKNGDIVNTMTIGWGNIGYIWKKPIFTVAVRISRYTYDLIEKSKEFTVSVPIKKNMKKELLICGTKSGRDVDKFKECGLTKEKGQYLGTPIIGECELHYECKIVHQQLIEPALLDNDIREKIYSDNDFHVMYYGEIVASYIKE, from the coding sequence ATGCTTAATCAACTGACAAAAGGAGCTTTTTTAACAGTAAAAAATGGAGATATTGTTAATACCATGACTATTGGATGGGGTAATATCGGGTATATTTGGAAAAAACCAATATTTACAGTAGCAGTAAGAATTTCAAGGTATACTTATGACTTAATAGAAAAGAGTAAAGAGTTTACGGTTAGTGTTCCAATTAAAAAAAATATGAAAAAAGAACTTCTTATTTGCGGTACAAAGTCAGGAAGAGATGTAGATAAATTTAAAGAATGTGGTTTAACGAAAGAAAAGGGTCAATATCTTGGTACGCCTATCATCGGAGAATGTGAATTGCATTATGAATGTAAAATAGTTCACCAACAGCTTATAGAACCTGCATTATTAGATAACGATATTAGAGAAAAAATATATTCAGACAATGATTTTCATGTAATGTATTATGGGGAAATAGTAGCTAGCTATATAAAAGAATGA
- a CDS encoding NAD(P)-dependent malic enzyme: MDYNKESLRVHEEKKGKIEVISKVKVENKDDLSIAYTPGVAQPCREIHKNEDDVYKYTCKGNMVAVVTDGSAVLGLGDIGPKAALPVMEGKAVLFKEFANVDAFPICLDTKSVDEIVNIVKAMSPTFGGINLEDISAPRCIEIEKKLKEELDIPVFHDDQHGTAVVVIAALINGLKFVKKEINEIKTVVNGAGAAGSAIVKMLISLGVENILVCDRKGILHKGSKSNDWNKEELAGLTNKEGLQGDLRTAIKNADVFIGVSAANVVDEEMIKSMNKDAIVLAMANPNPEIMPDLALKAGARIAGSGRSDFNNQVNNVLAFPGIFRGALDVRATEINEEMKLAAANAIASIITEDELREDYIIPNPLDKRIAEKVAKAVSQAAIKSGVARKNA, from the coding sequence ATGGACTATAATAAAGAAAGTCTTAGAGTGCATGAAGAAAAAAAAGGTAAGATTGAGGTTATTTCTAAAGTTAAAGTTGAAAACAAAGATGACTTAAGTATTGCTTATACACCAGGAGTAGCACAGCCTTGTAGAGAGATTCACAAGAACGAAGATGATGTATATAAATATACATGCAAAGGCAATATGGTAGCAGTTGTTACTGATGGCAGTGCAGTTTTGGGACTAGGTGATATTGGACCAAAAGCAGCATTACCTGTTATGGAAGGAAAAGCCGTATTATTTAAAGAGTTTGCAAATGTAGATGCTTTTCCAATTTGTTTAGATACAAAATCTGTTGACGAAATAGTAAATATAGTAAAAGCAATGTCTCCTACTTTTGGTGGTATTAACCTAGAGGATATATCAGCGCCTAGATGTATAGAGATAGAAAAAAAATTAAAAGAAGAATTAGACATACCTGTTTTTCATGATGATCAGCATGGAACTGCTGTAGTAGTTATAGCTGCATTGATAAATGGTTTAAAGTTTGTAAAAAAAGAAATTAATGAAATAAAAACAGTTGTAAATGGTGCAGGTGCTGCTGGTAGTGCAATAGTAAAAATGCTTATAAGTTTAGGAGTAGAGAATATCTTAGTTTGTGACAGAAAAGGAATTTTACATAAAGGTTCTAAATCTAATGATTGGAACAAAGAAGAATTAGCAGGTTTAACTAATAAAGAAGGGTTACAAGGTGATTTAAGAACTGCTATTAAAAATGCAGATGTATTCATAGGAGTATCAGCAGCCAATGTTGTTGATGAAGAAATGATAAAAAGCATGAACAAAGATGCTATAGTTTTAGCAATGGCTAATCCTAATCCTGAAATAATGCCAGATTTAGCTTTAAAAGCTGGAGCAAGAATAGCTGGTTCAGGTAGATCTGATTTTAACAATCAAGTTAATAATGTTTTAGCTTTTCCAGGTATTTTCAGAGGAGCTTTAGATGTAAGAGCTACTGAGATTAATGAAGAAATGAAACTTGCTGCAGCAAATGCAATAGCAAGTATAATAACAGAAGATGAATTAAGAGAAGATTATATTATACCTAATCCACTAGATAAAAGAATAGCTGAGAAAGTAGCTAAAGCTGTTTCGCAGGCTGCTATAAAAAGTGGAGTAGCTCGTAAAAACGCATAA
- a CDS encoding YgiQ family radical SAM protein has product MNNKFLPINKSDMKQLGWEQLDFILINADAYVDHPSFGGAIISRVLEAVGYKVGIIAQPNWKSVDDFKKLGKPRLAFLVSGGNIDPMVNHYTVNKKRRRRDSYSPGGKMDCRPDRATIVYCNMLKQAYKDVPIIVGGIESSLRRFAHYDYWSNSVRRSILLDSRADLLIYGMGEKSIMDIAECLNSGMDIKYIRHVSGTCYTVKDLNEVYDCIEIPSFKEITESKKKYAQAFKIQYEEQDAVRGKALAQKHNDVYLVQNPPTMVLSTDELDWVYSLPYARNYHPIYEKDGGIPAIDEVKFSIASSRGCYGGCSFCALTFHQGRIVQGRSHESILNEAKELTSDKDFKGYIHDVGGPTANFRAPACDKQLKVGTCKNRQCLFPNPCKNLKVSHCEYTDLLTKLRKLPNIKKVFVRSGLRYDYIMADKDDRFLYDLCKNHVSGQLKVAPEHVAEEVLELMGKPKKEIFDKFTKKFYDINKKLGKEQYLIPYLMSSHPGSTLKSAIKLAEYLRDIHYQPEQVQDFYPTPGTLSTTMFYTGLDPTNGRKVYVPKDKKEKAMQRALLQFSNPHNYNLVFEALSKAGRRDLIGYGPKCLIRPKKKEEINKVKAYNNKNKRKRK; this is encoded by the coding sequence ATGAATAATAAATTTTTACCTATAAACAAAAGTGATATGAAACAACTAGGATGGGAGCAACTAGATTTCATTTTAATTAATGCAGATGCTTATGTTGATCACCCTAGTTTTGGTGGAGCAATTATATCAAGAGTTTTAGAAGCAGTAGGATATAAGGTAGGAATTATAGCTCAACCAAATTGGAAATCAGTTGATGATTTCAAGAAATTAGGAAAACCGAGATTGGCGTTTCTAGTATCAGGTGGAAATATAGATCCTATGGTCAATCATTATACAGTTAACAAAAAACGTAGAAGAAGAGATTCATATTCCCCTGGGGGCAAAATGGATTGCAGACCAGATAGAGCTACAATAGTATACTGCAATATGTTAAAGCAGGCATATAAAGATGTACCTATTATTGTAGGAGGTATAGAGAGTAGCTTGAGAAGATTTGCACATTATGATTATTGGAGTAATAGTGTTAGAAGGAGTATACTATTAGATAGTAGAGCTGATTTATTAATATATGGTATGGGCGAAAAATCAATTATGGATATAGCGGAGTGTTTGAATTCTGGTATGGATATAAAATATATAAGACATGTATCAGGAACTTGTTACACAGTTAAAGATTTAAATGAAGTTTATGATTGTATAGAGATACCTTCTTTTAAAGAAATAACTGAAAGTAAAAAGAAGTATGCTCAAGCTTTTAAGATACAATATGAGGAGCAAGATGCTGTAAGAGGAAAAGCCTTAGCTCAAAAGCATAATGATGTGTACTTAGTTCAAAACCCACCAACTATGGTTCTGTCTACTGATGAGCTAGATTGGGTTTATTCATTGCCATATGCTAGAAATTATCATCCTATTTATGAAAAAGATGGCGGTATTCCAGCTATTGATGAAGTGAAATTTAGTATAGCTAGTTCTAGAGGTTGCTATGGAGGGTGTTCGTTTTGTGCATTAACTTTCCATCAAGGTAGAATTGTTCAAGGGAGAAGCCATGAATCAATTCTTAACGAAGCAAAAGAATTAACAAGTGACAAAGATTTTAAGGGTTACATACATGATGTTGGAGGACCAACAGCAAACTTTAGAGCACCGGCATGTGATAAACAACTAAAGGTTGGTACATGTAAAAATAGACAATGTTTATTTCCTAACCCATGTAAAAATTTAAAAGTATCGCACTGTGAGTATACAGATCTTTTAACAAAGCTCAGGAAGCTTCCTAATATTAAAAAGGTGTTTGTTAGATCAGGTTTAAGATATGACTATATAATGGCTGATAAAGATGATAGATTTTTATATGATTTATGTAAAAATCATGTTAGCGGTCAATTAAAAGTTGCACCTGAACATGTTGCAGAGGAAGTTTTAGAATTAATGGGCAAGCCAAAAAAAGAAATATTTGATAAATTCACTAAAAAATTTTATGATATAAATAAGAAACTAGGTAAAGAGCAATATTTAATACCATATTTGATGTCTAGTCATCCAGGCAGCACATTAAAATCTGCCATAAAATTGGCTGAGTATCTTAGGGATATTCATTATCAACCTGAGCAAGTGCAAGATTTTTATCCAACACCGGGAACATTATCTACAACTATGTTCTATACAGGTTTAGATCCAACAAATGGTAGAAAAGTATATGTACCCAAAGATAAAAAAGAAAAAGCTATGCAAAGAGCGTTGCTTCAGTTTAGTAATCCCCATAATTACAATTTAGTCTTTGAAGCTTTAAGTAAAGCAGGTAGAAGAGATTTGATTGGATATGGACCTAAATGTTTGATTAGACCAAAGAAAAAAGAAGAAATTAATAAGGTAAAAGCATACAATAACAAAAATAAAAGAAAGAGAAAATAA